From Microcoleus sp. FACHB-672, one genomic window encodes:
- a CDS encoding N-acetylmuramoyl-L-alanine amidase family protein — protein MRNSTPGLNLQRPRNFLFEKTLRLGWVLPSFLGVFLLTSPVHANQQSWQSDVEQNQASVDRETAQTLTSQNTEQPPSEPFTVAAAAQTQLQNIEVTSEGLIIRTSGRSPDINIKRSQNRTSTTIDIAGTTLSPQLQSRNITVNNHGISNLQVIQLKSSPPVARVILNMNSYSPDVQASAKSGGVVVWPRGGAAPSIEASAQLATIQSIQLENNGTQVSVKADRSLTFTTGWDRATAAYKITIPSAQLAQQITNIQPPAGSLALWVRVLQEDSQTVSILVQPGAGVQVVGVNQPTGQSLSLEMQRSQVVLQPPMPDDDPVPVRQPTPVPPRNPTQPAPSRPVPKGRVVVAIDPGHGGRDPGAVGIRGVREKDIVIDISRQVTQLLEEQGVQAIMTRTDDREVSLQARVQMAQRANASLFVSIHANAINMSRPDVNGIETYYYSSGLGLSRAIHKSILQSTGSRDRGVRQARFYVLRQTSMPATLLEVGFVTGAEDAARLSNAGYRTQMAQAIARGILQYIQQGR, from the coding sequence ATGAGGAATTCCACCCCAGGTTTAAACTTGCAACGTCCCCGCAACTTCCTATTTGAAAAAACGCTGAGGCTGGGTTGGGTACTGCCCAGCTTTTTAGGGGTTTTTCTGCTAACATCGCCAGTCCATGCGAACCAGCAATCTTGGCAAAGTGATGTTGAGCAAAACCAGGCTTCTGTGGATCGGGAGACAGCGCAAACGCTCACATCCCAAAACACAGAACAACCGCCCAGTGAGCCGTTTACCGTCGCGGCGGCTGCACAAACTCAGCTTCAAAATATCGAAGTAACGTCAGAGGGGTTGATTATTCGCACCAGTGGGAGAAGTCCAGATATTAATATTAAGCGAAGTCAAAACCGCACTTCGACAACGATTGATATCGCCGGCACGACACTCTCGCCCCAGTTGCAAAGCCGCAATATTACAGTAAATAATCATGGCATCAGCAACCTGCAAGTCATCCAACTGAAAAGCTCACCGCCGGTTGCCCGCGTGATTTTAAATATGAACTCCTATAGTCCAGATGTGCAGGCATCTGCGAAGTCGGGGGGTGTGGTGGTGTGGCCTAGAGGAGGCGCAGCGCCCAGCATTGAGGCGTCTGCTCAACTGGCTACAATACAATCGATTCAGTTAGAAAATAACGGCACGCAAGTTTCTGTCAAAGCCGATCGCTCCCTTACCTTTACGACGGGATGGGATAGAGCAACTGCAGCTTACAAGATCACGATTCCCTCAGCTCAGCTAGCTCAGCAAATCACGAATATTCAGCCACCCGCCGGCAGCCTTGCATTATGGGTGCGTGTTTTGCAGGAAGATTCGCAAACCGTTAGCATCCTTGTGCAACCGGGTGCCGGTGTCCAAGTGGTCGGGGTGAATCAGCCAACTGGCCAATCCCTGTCCTTGGAAATGCAACGTTCACAAGTGGTTCTCCAGCCACCGATGCCGGATGATGATCCTGTGCCGGTGCGACAGCCAACTCCCGTACCACCTAGAAACCCGACTCAACCTGCGCCCTCGCGTCCGGTTCCCAAGGGACGAGTGGTGGTCGCCATCGATCCGGGACATGGGGGACGAGATCCCGGCGCAGTGGGAATCCGAGGTGTGCGGGAAAAGGATATTGTCATAGACATTTCCCGGCAGGTGACGCAACTGCTAGAAGAACAGGGCGTGCAAGCGATTATGACAAGAACAGATGACCGGGAAGTTAGCCTACAAGCGCGTGTGCAGATGGCTCAACGGGCGAATGCTTCCTTATTTGTCAGTATTCACGCCAATGCAATTAATATGAGCCGGCCTGATGTTAATGGCATCGAAACTTACTATTACAGCAGCGGTTTAGGCTTATCTCGCGCGATTCACAAAAGCATTCTTCAGAGTACAGGTTCACGAGATCGGGGGGTGAGACAGGCGAGATTTTATGTGCTTAGACAAACTTCTATGCCGGCAACTTTACTTGAAGTTGGGTTTGTCACCGGCGCGGAAGATGCTGCTAGGCTATCCAATGCCGGTTATCGCACTCAAATGGCACAAGCAATTGCACGGGGCATTCTCCAGTACATTCAACAAGGTCGTTGA
- a CDS encoding tetratricopeptide repeat protein, whose protein sequence is MLNLHQFLTKIINAVKVSLLLIVFLGVSSLNVDAVYAQNFSNNNINFPEIHFFSENAQLKFSDNALIKSDALLRIDKGIEARLFEYQTDQSKNLPPDSQLLNAGLEKASQSKFEEAITIYTQALQFNPNFAKVYASRAFARSQVGELEKAFQDYNKALEIDPNLVEAYIGRGKLYFGQGENQTAFEDFTSAISINNNYYNAYLSRGSVYYEMGKYDEAIKDFSEAISLNPQYLDAYIQRGYAKFYFKDYEGIVEDYNKAIKLDINKQEYVAYNNRGLAFFSLEKNQEALKDLNQCLKINPRFPDAYYNRGLVLERLGKYNEAVSSYDQALQYKPDDYNSWYMRGSALVKLEKYEEAFVSIAKASLYKPLEKYEEEVSSFDQALQSKPDDSQAWMGRGMALAVLEKYEEAVDSYDQALHYQPDDYEAWDLRGMALAVLEKYEEAVSSYDKALQYKPDYDEAWYNKARIYGLQGNLSLAVENLKQAITLNPLYKEDAKTDKDFDSIREQPEFQNLLQS, encoded by the coding sequence ATGTTAAACTTGCATCAATTTTTAACTAAAATTATTAATGCAGTAAAGGTAAGCCTATTATTAATAGTATTTTTAGGAGTATCTTCACTGAATGTAGATGCTGTTTACGCACAAAACTTCAGTAATAATAATATAAATTTTCCTGAAATTCACTTTTTTTCTGAGAATGCTCAACTTAAATTTTCTGATAATGCTCTAATCAAATCAGATGCCCTTTTAAGAATTGATAAAGGAATTGAAGCTCGTCTTTTTGAGTACCAAACAGATCAATCTAAAAACTTACCGCCCGATAGTCAACTTTTAAATGCTGGTTTAGAAAAAGCAAGTCAGAGTAAGTTTGAGGAAGCAATAACAATTTATACACAAGCTCTCCAATTTAATCCTAATTTTGCTAAAGTTTATGCTAGTCGAGCTTTTGCTCGGTCTCAGGTTGGAGAGTTAGAAAAAGCATTTCAAGATTATAATAAAGCTTTGGAAATTGATCCAAATTTAGTAGAAGCTTATATCGGACGCGGAAAGCTTTATTTTGGACAAGGTGAAAATCAAACGGCTTTTGAAGATTTCACTTCCGCGATTAGCATTAATAACAATTATTATAATGCTTATTTGAGTAGAGGTTCTGTATATTACGAAATGGGTAAATATGATGAAGCAATTAAAGATTTCTCTGAAGCTATTAGCTTGAATCCGCAATATTTAGATGCCTATATTCAACGAGGCTATGCGAAATTTTACTTCAAAGATTATGAAGGGATAGTAGAAGATTATAATAAAGCAATTAAATTAGATATCAACAAACAAGAATATGTAGCTTACAATAATAGAGGATTGGCTTTCTTTTCTTTAGAAAAAAACCAGGAAGCTTTGAAGGATCTGAACCAATGCTTGAAAATAAATCCTCGTTTTCCTGATGCCTATTATAATCGAGGATTGGTTTTAGAAAGGTTAGGGAAATATAACGAAGCAGTTTCCTCTTATGATCAAGCTTTACAATACAAACCTGATGATTATAATTCATGGTATATGCGAGGAAGTGCTTTAGTTAAATTAGAAAAATACGAAGAAGCATTTGTCTCCATTGCTAAAGCTTCACTATACAAACCGTTAGAAAAATACGAAGAAGAAGTTTCCTCCTTTGATCAAGCTTTACAATCCAAACCTGATGACTCTCAAGCGTGGATGGGGCGAGGAATGGCTTTAGCTGTTTTAGAAAAATACGAAGAAGCAGTTGACTCTTATGATCAGGCTTTACACTACCAACCTGATGATTATGAAGCGTGGGATCTTCGAGGAATGGCTTTAGCTGTTTTAGAAAAATACGAAGAAGCTGTCTCCTCTTACGATAAAGCGTTGCAGTATAAGCCTGATTACGATGAGGCATGGTATAATAAAGCCCGCATTTATGGATTGCAAGGAAACTTATCATTAGCGGTGGAAAATTTGAAACAAGCCATTACACTCAATCCACTATACAAAGAGGACGCAAAGACTGATAAAGATTTTGATTCAATTCGAGAACAGCCTGAATTCCAAAACTTGCTTCAGTCTTAG